The following proteins come from a genomic window of Geomonas sp. RF6:
- the xerD gene encoding site-specific tyrosine recombinase XerD, with protein sequence MSDAYLDIFLTHLTVEKGAAANTIEAYSRDLGKYLDYLGGTPLQQVRPTHLADYLSLLKGKGISPRSRARALSAIRTLHRFLVEQGYSETNPTSSTEAPKGIVRLPSVLSGREVEALLAAPQGEGAIEVRDRAMLELLYATGLRVSELVGLKLAEVNLPAGYLMTVGKGSKERLVPIGQSACLAVGHYLGEARRTLLGEGESRFLFVSRLGDGMSRQAFWNIVKRRALEAGVVKNISPHTLRHSFATHLLENGADLRSVQIMLGHADLSSTQIYTHVTRERLKRLHAEKHPRG encoded by the coding sequence GTGAGCGACGCATATCTCGACATCTTTCTCACCCACCTGACTGTGGAGAAGGGGGCGGCAGCCAACACGATAGAGGCGTACAGCCGCGATCTCGGGAAGTACCTCGATTATCTCGGGGGAACGCCGCTGCAGCAGGTGCGGCCGACCCACCTTGCCGACTACCTCTCTCTCCTGAAGGGGAAGGGGATCTCCCCCCGCAGCCGGGCGCGCGCTCTCTCCGCGATCCGCACGCTGCACCGCTTTCTGGTGGAACAGGGGTACTCCGAGACAAACCCCACCTCCAGCACGGAGGCGCCGAAGGGGATAGTGCGGCTCCCGTCGGTGCTCTCGGGGAGGGAAGTCGAGGCGCTCCTTGCTGCGCCGCAGGGGGAAGGGGCGATCGAGGTGCGGGACCGGGCGATGCTGGAGTTACTCTACGCCACCGGCCTGCGCGTATCGGAGCTGGTGGGGCTGAAACTCGCCGAGGTGAACCTGCCGGCGGGGTACCTGATGACGGTCGGGAAAGGGAGCAAGGAGCGGCTCGTCCCGATCGGGCAGAGCGCCTGCCTCGCGGTCGGGCACTACCTGGGGGAAGCGCGGCGCACCCTTCTGGGGGAAGGGGAGAGCAGGTTTCTCTTCGTGAGCAGGCTCGGGGACGGCATGAGCCGCCAGGCGTTCTGGAACATCGTGAAGCGGCGGGCACTGGAGGCGGGGGTGGTGAAGAACATCTCGCCCCACACGCTGCGGCACTCATTCGCCACGCACCTCCTGGAGAACGGCGCCGACCTGCGCAGCGTGCAGATCATGCTCGGGCACGCTGACCTTTCCTCCACGCAGATTTACACCCACGTGACGCGGGAGCGGCTGAAGCGGCTTCACGCAGAGAAGCACCCCCGCGGCTAG
- the glnD gene encoding [protein-PII] uridylyltransferase: MQFNIDGYLSHSLKSSSAKFEDKRDAYLAAAREFLEHYREEIKRVHREGAGGVEVVELITAMSDSLITRLFSVLSSDLKTRTSDVSLVCIGGYGRRELNPYSDLDLMFLYNGKDLQGVEAVASRLLYFLWDLKLDVGYSVRTISDCVEMAAGDSTVKTALLDARLLTGSEPLFHEFKKVMVSQVLAKRSDAFIDEKLEELKKRREKYGSSVYILEPHLKEGEGCLRDLHTALWCAKIKYKVDEPRELIVKGVLSDEELSLYTDSLSYLWRIRNELHYLAGRKNDQLTFDVQTTVANFFGYFDHGKSLGVEEFMRDFYRHANHVEYISSLMFARCTQREAAAARKILGYFTRRPVGDGLFVMRGEIVVPDESLAVKEPATLMRIFEHAQRQGVGLSVATQGLVRNSLELVNDKFRRNKEVNASFVRILQSEKLVAETLQKMHQLGFLNRFLPEFERIYCKVQHDVYHIYTVDTHTLFAIDEVMKLWRGEHQTALPLLTELARSVDKRWLLLLAVMLHDVGKGGGGGHAERGAELARTVARRMGLTKEDGDRLVFLVRQHLLMAHIAQRRDLHDEKMIIQFARQMEKSENLKLLYLLTYADIRAVGPEVWTDWKALLLQELYEKAFQVLERGDFKLEASSDRVRRTKRAVFDLMREEWPGQAVKDELQALTTRHVLSYTPETIAGHLGTLLQLSGKTLLVLRLSHETERGYTNCTVCTYDVPGLFSMITGVMAANGMNILGAQIHTNTNGKVLDILQVNSPQGFVITEENRWKRFESDLRQVLQGEVRVGDLVTKRYRPSILAGKAKPKFPARVEIDNEVSSDYTVIDVYAHDKVGLLYGITSTLTRLGLYIGVSKISTKVDQVADVFYVKDIFGQKVTDPVKLEEVKVELLSAIEE, translated from the coding sequence ATGCAGTTCAATATAGACGGCTACCTTTCCCACTCGCTGAAGAGCTCCTCCGCGAAGTTCGAGGATAAGCGGGACGCCTACCTGGCGGCGGCCCGGGAGTTCCTGGAACACTACCGCGAGGAGATCAAGCGCGTGCACCGGGAAGGAGCCGGCGGCGTGGAGGTGGTTGAGCTCATCACCGCCATGTCCGACTCCCTCATTACCCGCCTCTTCAGCGTCCTCTCCAGCGACCTGAAAACCAGAACCAGCGATGTCTCCCTCGTCTGCATCGGCGGCTACGGGCGACGGGAACTCAATCCCTACTCCGACCTCGATCTCATGTTTCTCTACAACGGGAAGGACCTGCAGGGGGTGGAGGCGGTGGCGAGCCGTCTTCTCTACTTCCTGTGGGATCTGAAGCTCGATGTGGGGTACTCCGTGCGCACCATCTCCGACTGCGTGGAGATGGCCGCGGGGGACTCCACCGTGAAGACCGCCCTTCTCGACGCGCGTCTCCTGACCGGAAGCGAGCCCCTCTTTCACGAGTTCAAGAAGGTCATGGTGAGCCAGGTACTTGCCAAGAGAAGCGACGCCTTCATCGACGAGAAGCTGGAGGAGTTGAAAAAAAGGCGGGAGAAATACGGCTCCAGCGTCTACATCCTCGAGCCCCACCTGAAGGAAGGGGAGGGGTGCCTGCGCGACCTGCACACCGCCCTTTGGTGCGCAAAGATAAAGTACAAGGTGGACGAGCCGCGCGAGCTCATCGTGAAGGGTGTTCTCTCCGACGAGGAGCTCTCCCTCTACACCGACTCGCTGAGCTACCTCTGGCGCATCCGCAACGAACTGCACTACCTCGCCGGGCGCAAGAACGACCAGCTGACCTTCGACGTGCAGACGACGGTGGCGAACTTCTTCGGATACTTCGACCACGGCAAGAGCCTCGGCGTCGAGGAGTTCATGCGTGACTTCTATCGCCACGCGAACCACGTGGAGTACATAAGCTCCCTCATGTTCGCCCGCTGCACCCAGCGCGAGGCTGCCGCCGCCCGGAAGATCCTCGGCTACTTCACCAGGAGACCTGTGGGGGACGGCCTTTTCGTCATGCGCGGAGAGATCGTCGTGCCTGACGAGTCGCTGGCGGTGAAGGAGCCGGCGACCCTCATGCGCATCTTCGAGCACGCCCAGAGGCAGGGGGTGGGGCTCTCGGTGGCCACCCAGGGTCTGGTGCGAAATTCCCTCGAGCTCGTGAACGACAAGTTCCGCCGCAACAAGGAAGTCAATGCCTCCTTTGTGCGGATCCTCCAGTCGGAGAAGCTCGTCGCGGAAACGCTGCAGAAGATGCACCAGCTCGGCTTTCTGAACCGTTTCCTCCCCGAGTTCGAGCGGATCTACTGCAAGGTGCAGCACGACGTCTACCACATCTACACTGTCGACACCCACACCCTCTTCGCCATCGACGAGGTCATGAAGCTGTGGCGCGGCGAGCACCAGACGGCGCTGCCGCTTCTTACCGAGCTCGCCCGCTCCGTGGACAAGCGCTGGCTTCTGCTTCTGGCGGTCATGCTGCACGACGTCGGGAAAGGGGGCGGGGGGGGACACGCCGAGCGCGGCGCAGAGCTTGCCCGCACCGTCGCCAGAAGGATGGGGCTCACGAAGGAGGACGGCGACCGCCTCGTCTTCCTCGTGCGCCAGCACCTCCTCATGGCCCACATCGCCCAGCGCCGCGATCTGCACGACGAGAAGATGATCATCCAGTTCGCCCGCCAGATGGAGAAGAGCGAGAACCTGAAGCTCCTCTATCTCCTTACCTATGCGGACATCCGCGCGGTCGGGCCGGAGGTGTGGACGGACTGGAAGGCGCTTCTCCTGCAGGAGTTGTACGAGAAGGCATTCCAGGTGCTGGAGCGCGGCGATTTCAAGCTGGAGGCATCGAGCGACCGGGTGCGCAGGACGAAGCGTGCGGTCTTCGACCTCATGCGCGAGGAATGGCCGGGACAGGCGGTGAAGGACGAGCTGCAGGCGCTCACCACGCGCCACGTCCTCTCCTACACGCCGGAGACGATCGCCGGGCACCTCGGGACGCTGTTGCAGCTTTCCGGAAAGACCCTCCTGGTGCTGAGGCTCTCCCACGAGACGGAGCGCGGCTACACGAACTGCACCGTCTGCACCTACGACGTGCCGGGGCTCTTCTCCATGATCACCGGCGTCATGGCCGCAAACGGCATGAACATTCTCGGGGCCCAGATCCACACCAACACGAACGGAAAGGTCCTCGACATCCTCCAGGTGAACTCCCCGCAGGGTTTCGTCATCACCGAGGAGAACCGCTGGAAGCGGTTCGAGTCCGACCTGCGCCAGGTGCTGCAGGGAGAGGTGCGCGTCGGCGACCTGGTGACGAAGCGCTACCGCCCGAGCATCCTCGCCGGAAAGGCGAAGCCGAAGTTCCCGGCGCGGGTGGAGATCGACAACGAGGTCTCCAGCGACTACACCGTCATCGACGTCTACGCCCACGACAAGGTGGGCCTTTTGTACGGCATAACGAGCACCTTGACGAGGCTCGGCCTCTACATCGGGGTCTCCAAGATTTCCACCAAAGTCGACCAGGTCGCCGACGTCTTCTACGTCAAGGACATCTTCGGCCAGAAGGTGACCGACCCTGTGAAGCTCGAGGAAGTGAAGGTGGAGCTTTTGAGCGCGATAGAAGAGTGA
- the pheA gene encoding chorismate mutase, with the protein MTIDDIRKAIDALDSDLLRIFNERAELALKIGKLKKEKGLPVYDPSREKKIFARMTAENAGPLDDAAIVRLFERVIDESRRLERIRTEGEH; encoded by the coding sequence ATGACCATAGACGATATCAGGAAGGCGATAGACGCCCTCGACAGCGATCTTCTGCGCATATTCAACGAGCGCGCGGAGCTTGCGCTGAAGATCGGGAAGCTGAAGAAGGAAAAGGGGCTCCCGGTCTATGACCCTTCCCGCGAGAAGAAGATCTTCGCCAGGATGACCGCCGAGAACGCCGGTCCCCTGGATGATGCCGCCATCGTGAGGCTTTTCGAGAGGGTGATCGACGAGTCGCGTCGCCTGGAGCGGATCCGCACGGAGGGGGAACACTGA
- the nadB gene encoding L-aspartate oxidase: MKVHSDFLVIGSGIAGLYFALQAADHGTVAIVTKREMSETATNYAQGGIASVSSSEDSFDAHVKDTMVAGAGICHEDVVRMVVEEGPGVIKNLIEWGVQFSKENGVYDLTREGGHSQRRILHAQDITGREIQRALAVAARKHKNISIYEEHAAVDLITESKIFKKQLSQDRCLGAHVLDISSDTVKTFTARITLLATGGAGKVYLYTCNPDVATGDGVAMAYRAGATVANMEFMQFHPTTLFHPNARSFLISEAVRGEGAILRRRDGTAFMEHYHPLKDLAPRDIVARAIDNEMKTHGDDCVYLDITHRDPEYITGRFPNISKTCLEFGLDMTREMIPVVPAAHYLCGGVAVDKNGESDVKNLYAIGEAAFTGLHGANRLASNSLLEAAVYAGRAYRHAVDTFKSFEFPDSVIPEWDSSHATNSDEMVVVSQNWDEVRRFMWNYVGIVRSDKRLARAMRRIRLIQDEIEEYYWNFTVTSDLIELRNIATVAYLIIACAQQRKESRGLNYNIDHPNQDDSLPRDTYMKKTA, encoded by the coding sequence ATGAAGGTCCACAGTGATTTTCTTGTAATCGGCAGCGGCATCGCCGGGCTTTACTTTGCATTGCAGGCGGCAGATCATGGCACCGTCGCCATCGTAACGAAGCGTGAAATGAGCGAGACCGCCACGAACTACGCCCAGGGCGGGATCGCGTCGGTATCTTCCAGCGAGGACAGCTTCGACGCCCACGTGAAGGATACCATGGTGGCGGGTGCGGGGATCTGCCACGAGGACGTCGTGCGCATGGTGGTGGAGGAGGGGCCGGGGGTCATAAAGAACCTCATCGAGTGGGGGGTGCAGTTCAGCAAGGAGAACGGGGTCTATGACCTCACCCGCGAGGGTGGGCACAGCCAGCGCCGCATCCTGCACGCCCAGGACATCACCGGCCGCGAGATCCAGCGCGCCCTGGCGGTGGCGGCCCGAAAGCACAAGAACATCTCCATATACGAAGAGCACGCCGCGGTGGATCTCATCACCGAGAGCAAGATCTTCAAGAAGCAGCTTTCCCAGGACCGCTGCCTCGGCGCCCATGTCCTCGACATCAGCTCCGACACCGTAAAGACCTTCACGGCGCGCATCACGCTCCTTGCCACCGGCGGTGCGGGGAAGGTGTACCTGTACACCTGCAACCCCGACGTCGCCACCGGCGACGGGGTCGCGATGGCGTACCGCGCAGGCGCCACCGTCGCCAACATGGAGTTCATGCAGTTTCACCCCACGACCCTCTTTCACCCGAACGCCCGCTCCTTCCTTATCTCTGAAGCGGTGCGCGGCGAGGGGGCGATCCTGCGGCGCCGCGACGGCACCGCCTTCATGGAGCACTACCACCCCCTGAAGGACCTCGCCCCGCGCGACATCGTGGCCCGCGCCATCGACAACGAGATGAAGACGCACGGCGACGACTGCGTCTATCTCGACATCACCCACCGCGACCCGGAGTACATCACCGGGCGCTTCCCCAACATCTCCAAGACCTGCCTGGAGTTCGGCCTCGACATGACCCGCGAGATGATCCCGGTCGTACCCGCGGCCCACTACCTGTGCGGCGGCGTCGCCGTGGACAAGAACGGCGAGAGCGACGTGAAGAACCTCTACGCCATCGGCGAGGCCGCCTTTACCGGTCTGCACGGCGCGAACCGCCTCGCCAGCAACTCCCTCCTGGAGGCGGCGGTCTACGCGGGGCGCGCCTACCGGCATGCGGTGGATACCTTCAAGAGCTTCGAATTTCCCGACTCCGTCATCCCCGAGTGGGACAGCAGCCACGCCACCAACTCCGATGAAATGGTCGTCGTCTCCCAGAACTGGGACGAGGTCAGGCGCTTCATGTGGAACTACGTGGGGATCGTGCGCTCGGACAAGAGGCTGGCGCGCGCCATGCGGCGCATCCGCCTCATCCAGGACGAGATCGAGGAGTACTACTGGAACTTCACCGTCACCTCCGACCTCATCGAGCTGCGAAACATCGCCACCGTGGCCTACCTCATCATCGCCTGCGCGCAGCAGCGGAAGGAGAGCCGCGGCCTGAACTACAACATCGACCACCCGAACCAGGACGATTCCCTGCCGCGCGACACCTACATGAAAAAGACGGCCTAG
- a CDS encoding transglycosylase SLT domain-containing protein has protein sequence MKIYRTLFICLALAVACPAAADIYRYEDPDGTVHFTDAPTDRRFKIFMRDLKKDKKLRTSFKLPGYARNPAEFEPIIQSCAKEFGVDCSLVKAVIHAESGYNPNAVSPKGAQGLMQLMPKTAQGLKVADSLNPSDNIRGGVRYLRFLLDTFKGNEELALAAYNSGLNKVARYGGIPPYQETRQYVSKVLSYRNNYR, from the coding sequence ATGAAAATATACCGGACACTCTTTATATGTCTGGCTCTGGCCGTAGCCTGCCCAGCCGCGGCGGATATCTACCGTTATGAGGATCCCGACGGGACGGTGCATTTCACCGACGCCCCGACAGACAGGCGCTTCAAGATATTCATGCGCGACTTGAAGAAGGACAAGAAGTTGCGCACCTCCTTCAAACTCCCCGGCTACGCCAGGAATCCAGCAGAGTTCGAGCCGATCATCCAGTCGTGCGCGAAGGAGTTCGGAGTCGACTGTTCGCTTGTAAAGGCGGTCATCCACGCCGAGAGCGGCTACAACCCCAACGCGGTTTCCCCGAAAGGGGCGCAGGGGCTCATGCAGCTCATGCCGAAGACCGCCCAGGGGCTGAAAGTCGCCGACAGCCTGAACCCGTCGGACAACATCCGCGGAGGCGTGCGCTACCTCAGGTTTCTCCTCGACACCTTCAAGGGGAACGAGGAACTGGCGCTGGCGGCGTACAACTCCGGCCTGAACAAAGTGGCCAGATACGGCGGGATTCCTCCGTATCAGGAGACGAGACAGTACGTCTCCAAGGTCTTGAGTTACCGAAACAACTACCGTTAA
- the pgsA gene encoding CDP-diacylglycerol--glycerol-3-phosphate 3-phosphatidyltransferase, producing MMSKPHSPILNAPNILTLLRIAAIPLLCVLLLSPSRDSGFWAAALFSAASFTDWLDGYLARRMGIVTVFGQFLDPIADKLIVMAALIMILPYDRAPAWMVLVILGREIIITGLRGIASQEGIVIAASQLGKFKTIFQLVAIIGLLLHYDYHWFFSVDHPLLVANMHNVGMFYLWIATIITIWSGVDYLYKFMKVIVK from the coding sequence ATGATGTCCAAACCCCACAGTCCGATCCTGAACGCCCCGAACATTCTCACACTGCTGCGCATCGCCGCCATTCCGCTGTTGTGCGTGCTCCTCCTCTCCCCTTCGCGGGATTCCGGCTTCTGGGCCGCCGCCCTTTTCTCCGCAGCCTCCTTTACGGACTGGCTCGACGGCTATCTGGCGCGCCGCATGGGGATCGTCACCGTCTTCGGGCAGTTCCTCGACCCGATCGCCGACAAGCTCATCGTCATGGCGGCGCTCATCATGATCCTCCCGTACGACCGTGCTCCCGCCTGGATGGTGCTGGTGATCCTCGGACGCGAGATCATCATCACCGGACTGCGCGGCATCGCCTCCCAGGAAGGGATCGTCATCGCTGCGAGCCAGCTCGGAAAGTTCAAGACGATCTTCCAGCTCGTCGCCATCATCGGGCTTTTGCTGCACTACGACTACCACTGGTTCTTCTCAGTCGACCACCCGCTTCTGGTGGCGAACATGCACAACGTCGGCATGTTCTACCTGTGGATCGCCACCATCATCACCATCTGGTCCGGCGTGGACTACCTCTACAAGTTCATGAAGGTCATCGTCAAGTGA
- a CDS encoding phosphatase PAP2 family protein yields the protein MRILIFTLLFVLNCTVSAPAEDSGSPLAGVDLGKEACYQEPPHPAQACMDVAAVSASPIADVAEKRAAGPNAAATAPPPAGHGAWKWRRSTLWEKAIAVGAIGSSLYLETIDPDTPKWSSRNDFDEGVRNALRLGGDADDRRWVYNASDVIMAIMIAAPEIDAAVTLGYRDRDWDGLYETLLMDLESFTFTSFVSVLLQTQIARERPFGRNCKDGQCESEEVNRSMPSGHAAYAFTSAGLLCTHHHYQNSYGNRETEGAVCATALGVASLEGILRIVADGHYATDVLAGTAIGLFSGFLLPRLLHYWHPEAQSDAKEAGKVTRLVVAPTLLPGNGAGLACSFRF from the coding sequence TTGAGAATACTCATCTTTACGCTCCTCTTCGTTCTGAACTGCACGGTGTCGGCCCCTGCGGAGGATAGCGGGAGCCCGCTCGCCGGGGTTGATCTCGGAAAGGAAGCCTGCTACCAGGAGCCTCCTCATCCCGCACAGGCGTGCATGGACGTTGCCGCCGTTTCCGCCTCGCCAATCGCAGATGTTGCCGAAAAGAGAGCCGCGGGCCCCAATGCCGCGGCCACCGCGCCCCCACCTGCTGGGCATGGCGCATGGAAATGGAGGCGATCCACGCTCTGGGAAAAAGCGATCGCCGTCGGCGCCATCGGCTCCTCACTCTACCTGGAGACGATCGACCCCGATACGCCGAAGTGGAGCTCGCGCAACGACTTCGATGAGGGGGTGCGCAACGCACTCAGGCTGGGGGGGGATGCCGACGACCGGCGGTGGGTATACAACGCCAGTGATGTTATCATGGCCATCATGATAGCGGCACCGGAAATAGATGCCGCTGTCACCCTCGGCTACCGCGACCGCGACTGGGACGGATTGTACGAGACGCTGCTGATGGACCTCGAATCGTTCACCTTCACATCGTTTGTCTCGGTCCTTCTCCAGACGCAGATCGCACGCGAGCGCCCCTTCGGGCGAAACTGCAAGGACGGGCAGTGCGAGTCGGAGGAAGTGAACCGCAGCATGCCGAGCGGTCACGCTGCCTACGCCTTTACCAGCGCCGGGCTTCTCTGCACCCACCACCACTACCAGAACAGCTACGGAAACCGTGAGACGGAGGGTGCCGTCTGTGCCACCGCACTGGGGGTCGCCTCACTCGAAGGGATCCTGCGCATCGTCGCGGACGGCCACTACGCCACCGACGTCCTTGCCGGGACCGCCATCGGTCTCTTCTCAGGTTTTCTCCTCCCCCGGCTGCTGCACTACTGGCACCCCGAGGCGCAGAGCGATGCGAAGGAAGCCGGTAAGGTGACGCGGCTCGTGGTGGCCCCCACGCTCCTCCCCGGAAACGGCGCAGGACTCGCCTGCAGCTTCAGGTTCTGA
- a CDS encoding ABC transporter ATP-binding protein, with protein sequence MDREKSAAALVRLEEIRVERQSPRGERSEIVRGVSFSAAAAEITVIIGPSGGGKSTLIRLINRLSDPTSGRIFLSGTDIVDIDPLQLRRRVGAVPQKPFMFQGTVLSNLQRPFLYRQAPLPDADSPDVAYAMNLARVPSALLQREARTLSVGEQQRVSLARALVTRPEVLLLDEPTSALDRPTGDQLAANLQEISHEQRIAIILVTHDLRLAEKVADYLLFLEGGRLIEEGKTAALLNHPQSPELRTFLAEPA encoded by the coding sequence ATGGACCGGGAAAAGAGCGCGGCGGCGCTTGTGCGCCTCGAAGAGATCCGCGTGGAGCGCCAAAGCCCCCGCGGTGAGCGCTCGGAGATCGTGCGGGGTGTGTCCTTTTCCGCCGCTGCCGCGGAGATTACCGTCATCATCGGCCCCTCCGGCGGTGGAAAGAGCACCCTCATCCGCCTCATCAACCGTCTGAGCGATCCGACTTCCGGCCGGATCTTCCTCTCCGGCACCGACATTGTCGATATCGACCCTCTGCAGCTGCGGCGCCGTGTCGGCGCAGTCCCCCAGAAGCCCTTCATGTTCCAGGGGACGGTCCTGTCCAACCTGCAGCGCCCCTTTCTCTACCGCCAGGCCCCGCTGCCGGATGCCGACTCTCCCGATGTGGCCTACGCCATGAACCTCGCCCGGGTCCCCTCGGCGCTCCTTCAAAGGGAGGCGCGCACCCTCTCCGTCGGGGAACAGCAGCGCGTAAGCCTCGCCCGCGCGCTGGTGACGCGGCCGGAGGTCCTTCTCCTGGACGAGCCGACCAGCGCCCTCGACCGCCCCACCGGCGACCAGCTCGCCGCAAACCTCCAGGAGATCAGCCACGAGCAGCGAATCGCCATTATCCTCGTCACCCACGACCTGCGCCTCGCCGAGAAGGTGGCGGACTACCTCCTCTTCCTCGAGGGTGGGCGACTCATCGAAGAGGGGAAGACGGCCGCGCTCCTTAACCACCCGCAATCACCGGAACTGCGAACATTCCTCGCGGAGCCGGCGTAG
- a CDS encoding ABC transporter permease, translating to MESDQMVSLTLLDLAVAYGLILFSIALARLRGVGQEGQMLWASVRMVLQLFAMGYLLHIVFSVDSPLPVLVMLLVMGAFSLQVIGGRIRNKMPRFYTVVGSSIFIGCGGATFLLCAAVVRYAPWYDPRYLIPLAGMIVGNSMNGASLAAERLASEMRERREEIEGALCLGATSRQASQSAVRSAFRAALMPTMNTMAAMGLVSLPGMMTGQILSGTDPVLAVRYQIAIMCAITAAVAVTSYLIVLQGCRHYFSAAHQLKVD from the coding sequence ATGGAAAGCGACCAGATGGTAAGCCTCACTCTCCTCGACCTCGCCGTCGCCTACGGCCTCATCCTTTTCAGCATCGCGCTTGCGCGCCTGAGAGGGGTCGGGCAGGAAGGGCAGATGCTCTGGGCATCGGTGCGCATGGTGCTGCAGCTTTTCGCCATGGGATACCTGCTGCACATCGTCTTTTCCGTCGACAGTCCGCTTCCGGTACTGGTCATGCTCCTTGTCATGGGTGCCTTCTCGCTGCAGGTCATCGGCGGGAGGATCCGGAACAAGATGCCGCGCTTTTACACGGTGGTGGGGAGTTCCATCTTCATCGGGTGCGGGGGCGCCACTTTCCTCCTGTGCGCCGCGGTGGTGCGTTACGCCCCGTGGTACGACCCGCGCTACCTGATCCCCCTTGCCGGAATGATCGTCGGGAACTCCATGAACGGCGCGAGCCTCGCCGCGGAGCGACTGGCCTCCGAGATGCGTGAGCGCCGCGAGGAGATAGAGGGTGCACTCTGCCTCGGCGCCACGTCGAGGCAGGCCTCGCAGAGCGCGGTGCGCAGCGCCTTCCGGGCCGCATTGATGCCGACGATGAACACGATGGCGGCGATGGGGCTCGTCTCCCTCCCGGGGATGATGACCGGGCAGATCCTCTCAGGAACCGACCCGGTCCTCGCCGTGCGCTACCAGATAGCGATCATGTGCGCCATCACCGCAGCGGTGGCGGTAACCTCCTACCTCATCGTCCTGCAAGGATGCCGTCACTATTTCAGCGCAGCCCACCAGCTCAAAGTCGACTGA
- a CDS encoding SixA phosphatase family protein translates to MKIHLIRHAEAVDRSSEIEEDHRYLTPKGRSRFREVASTLKKSDMAPKLIVTSPLVRAVQTADILAEELDYEGELVLSSEVGPGFSPTRLRKLLDRYHEASEIAFVGHEPDLGGVTGRLLDIGHCSLTKGMAITVKISGDGSAQFVQMVTGGGKLVKSRDQAVSRLSKGEE, encoded by the coding sequence ATGAAGATCCATCTCATTCGTCATGCGGAAGCGGTCGATCGTTCCTCCGAGATAGAGGAGGATCACCGATACCTCACTCCGAAGGGGCGAAGCCGGTTTCGCGAAGTGGCGTCTACTCTTAAAAAGTCGGATATGGCACCGAAGCTCATCGTCACGAGTCCCCTGGTCCGCGCGGTGCAGACCGCCGACATTCTCGCAGAGGAGCTCGACTATGAAGGGGAGCTCGTGCTCTCCTCCGAGGTGGGACCGGGGTTCAGCCCGACGCGGCTGCGCAAGCTCCTCGACAGGTACCACGAAGCGAGTGAGATCGCTTTCGTGGGGCACGAACCCGATCTCGGGGGCGTCACCGGGCGCCTCCTCGACATCGGGCACTGCTCCCTCACGAAGGGGATGGCGATCACCGTGAAGATCTCCGGCGACGGCTCGGCTCAATTCGTCCAGATGGTCACCGGCGGCGGAAAACTCGTGAAGTCACGCGACCAGGCGGTTTCCCGCCTCTCCAAGGGGGAGGAGTAG